The genomic region CAGTGATGTACTGTAATGTTTTTTGTTGATCTACATTGTGTCCATACAATTTCATGTATTCGGCTCAAAACCTACCATTAATACAGCACAAAAAAGTCATATCAGCCCTTCCTCTGTGCCATTTCCTAGTACATTTCACTTTAATGCATAATTTCACTTTTCAATTTTACCCATTATGTTCGGACTACAGTCATCCATCAACTGATCAAATCCCAGagatacaaatacacaaacatcaCAAACCCATAGCTGATCATACCATGAGTGAGAGGTATGCAATGAGGTAAAAATAAGCATGACACAAGAATCCAGAAAACATTGCTAATTACAGTTTCCCCAAAAACTGTTCACTTAAGGACCAGATTCAGatcaataactagatgtaccgcagagcggtacaaaatatgaccgccgcccagtccagcacattttttccacaaaaagaaatcacgctgaaaggcctatatgattctaactgtctcactaaattgcattatccacactcaattctcactggtatctgctagacaacaagtaccaaaacatgattagttcatagatttcatgtaaaattcattttatacaaccctacctccatcttgcctgttcataattctgagaaattcttgattgtttgtgttatgtttatgttatgtgtgtgggtgtgtgtgtgtgtgtgtgtgtgtgtgtgtgtgcgttttgtgtgtgtgcctgcgtatgtgcctgtgcatgcaagccgcatatatgtctactgtgtgagtatgtgtcataacgtatgattactgtgaatgtatgtgtgtgtgtgtgtgtatctgtttgtgcacatgtgtgcacatgaaatgggttaacatgacccctggaggcaaacataatggaaaaaaaaaaatggtcatcctaggccctacagttctcaagatattcacagagaactgtgtctgtcccaccctccttcggggtccagtccagcagggggctacagatcaaaatgaaaaatgacggttccatgctatccatgtggggtacatgcccaccaagttttgtgtaccccggtctttcagtgtcccgggaatccttgttggtgtatcgccactaaatgtacacataaattattttattgtaaggcccccatgaacgaaagtacacgaaacttggcatgcattcagagggtgtcataatgatcctacacttttaatttcgtgcagttttgaccttgtcagccagagattttgtgatgaaaacacctaattttttgcttgactaggtggcgctatacatgaaataagtggtaatgggatgggttgacatgcccccttaagaccaacatacataaaaaaggtggacctcctaggccctacggttctcgagatattcaccagttggtgtatagtaacataaattaatttattgtgtggcccgccatgaacggaattctacaaaacttggcatgcatacagagggtgtcataatgatcctacacttccaatttcgtgcagttttgactatgttaggtcacagataccttcaattacaacacctcatttttacttttttgtgtttaactaggtggcgctatacatgaaatgagtggttatggaatgggttgacatggccccttgagatcaacatacaaaaaaaaatggtcctcctaaaccctacggttttcgagatattcacagaaaactgtgtctgccctaccctcctttcggggggtccagtccagcgggggggctacagatcaaaacgaaaaacgatggttccatgctatccatgtggggttacatgcccaccaagtttcgtgtaccccggtctttcagtgtcccgggaatcattgacggaaatttgggcatttttggggaaaaaaaagaaaaaaaaaagaaaaaaatcggACTAAACCTAAATAATGACAAAACTGACATCAACTTTTTCTGAAGTAATCAATGTAACTACTCTCCTTGTTCCTGCAGAAGCTTCCTGCACAGTATCCTGCACAGTGAGTGGTTTGTGATGCCAAAGAACATGACAGCTTAATATGCAACAAATATTGTTTACGTTGCATTCCGCTTTTAATAAAAAGAGAGTGATCTGAGGGACTAAGGAGGTTTGCCGAGATGTCTGCTGGACTTCCTCCGTCCCGGGCACAGGATCTTGGCAAAGGCGTGGCGGAAACTACTGTGGCACACCGGGTACAGGAAGGGATTGATGGCCGAGTTGATCCAGAGGAGCCAGAAGGAGACCTCATACCAGTGGTCAGGAATGCAGTGGCCCTGACAGGCCGCCCGTATGATCATCAGCAGCGTGTAGGGCGCCCAGCACACGGCGAACACGCACACAATCACCGCCAGCGACTTGGCCACTTTCCTGTCACGGCTGAGCCGCGAGCCGCGCCGAGGCCCTCCGCAGCTCCCCACGCGGCTCTCTGGCGGGGACGACGCCCGCGATCCCAGCGAgcccctgtcctcctcctcatgGGCCACCGCGGCTGCCGCCGCCTTCTTGCACGTGAAAAGCGGGGAGTGGcggtagaggagagaggagagccggACGCTCTCGGCCGGGGAGGAGACCTCTGCCTTGGCCGTGGCCCGGGGCTTGGCACTGCCCAGTCTCCTCCGGCGGATGTTCAAGTAGATGCTGAGGTTGAAGAAGGCCACTGAGATCAACGGGCAGAAGAACTCCAGTACGGAAGCGCTCAGCAGGAAGTACCAAGTGTAGTAGAACTCTGCAAAGCAATCCTCCTTGGGCACACAGCTCTGACCAGACACCAGGTCCCAGAAGAGGATGGCCGGTCCATAGAGAAGGAACGCCAGCACCCACACTGCAATCATCTTCCCAAGAGCTGGCCTGCTCATCCCTTGTTTCGCACGATAAGACACCTGAATGAATAGAGGAAAAGTAAACACAAGCTCTCCATACACAACTGCAGAGGCCAAttatacattttacatttttattaatttagcagacgcttttatccaaagccacttgcatattatattacaagggccaaactcagggttaagtgccttgctcaagggcacaatggtggatttaaaatacatattttaaatacaaaatagtattttgtcatttgtatttgattgggttgaagaaaatggcttcatattttgtatcaaaatactttatggGTGTGTAGTTTAAAGATATTggcaaatatttttggtaaaaccattACTTTTGATGGTGTGATGACATCGGTGCTGACTTAGTAATTTCCCCAGACTTGTGATcggaatattgagattcaggaagatgatccagtgcaagatgagtgCTAAGTGTTAGTTGTTCAAACAGTTTCTTGAAAACTTTAACCATCAGTTTATGGTTATGTTACTGTATGTGGTTCCCTGCAACATTGCACAAAAAGTTGCCTGATAGGCTACGAGATGttacaggcaggtcagcattgttgatctgttgactgtttgcagaTTCATGGCATTTCTCATAGGCAGAGAATAGTTGTTTTGTCTCAAACACTGCCCACTTTatcaacagagtcagtgtagtgatgaaggaatagattaaatagacagatatggaaGGTTTACAAAATTAATTTGCtaattttcaaaatacaaaaatacagtattttattttgatacatggcgtggctactgtattttgtaatttattttcatACACTTAGAATTAGGGTATTTGATGTTTTAtttgaaaatacattttgatgtatttttgcccatctcTGCTTGACCACTACACTAATACCACCCCAATACATGTGCTCTCATTTATCAATACCAGATCACTGCACAGCAAACCCCTCGAGCCATCTGACCAGTTCCAACCAATATGTTCATAGTCAATAGTTTTAGTGTTGATCAGCAATAATTCATAGACTTATAAATATTAGTACGCCAAATTGATCCCAGTCCCAATCTAAAATCCTACACCATAATCTCTGTTTTAACCTTAAGCATGTCTGTCTGCCTTACAGTTAACCAGTCTTAATCTATACACACAGTTAAGATACTTGAGAAGCCCCTTATTCACCAGTGCAAGTGTTAATAGTGGTTTTAGACTACTCCACACAATTGATGGCAGGTGGGAACAGTTGAGTGTCCTCATTTGCACTTgaaagagatatatatatataattaaatgaCACTGGATTGTGCATAGGAAagcaggcgagagagagagagagagagagagagagagagagagagagagagactgacatgacaaatgaAGTGCTTTGTTCACCTGTGCCCACAGATGCACTCAACTCGTTTTGAAAAGAGCCTAAAAGCAACAGTGCAGCTTTGTGTTCAACTAAAAAGCATTCAGAGTGTAAAGACAAGGGGCCGCTCAGCATCAACCAGTGAGTAAGAAGTATGATTTTCTGTGTTGGTGACAGTGGCACCATTTCCTTGGATTTAAGATTCATCCATGTGCaccaaaacaacaaataaatgtaaaagaaATGAAAATATACCCTCAATATACACTACATGACATGCAAGGACCCTCCATATTTCAGACACTGAGAATTTGGGAAGTGATCTAACAGTGAATCATTGAAGAAAAAATGTGTCCATaaatggttacactttacttaacagtatcaacataagagtgacatgaaacTATcgtgaacatgtcataaacaagccataaacgtttatgacataacacttctgttattaagtgacattcagtttttgtcataacaagttaaggttaggattagggttaggtttaggtttagggttaggattagggttcatgtgtcatgacagtgtcatatgttcatgacagtgtcatgtcactcttatgttgatactgtcaagtaaagtgttacccaataaATTAACACAGAGTTAAACTCTCCCACAAACaggtaattatttaaaaaacaaacactgatgTGAATCTTCTGTCTAAAGGAGGTGGTATAAGCacgggggcagctgtggcctactggttagctcttCAGATTTGTagctggagggttgccggttcgaaccccgaccagtaggcacggctgaagtgcccttgagcaaggcacctaacccctcactgctccctgagcgccgctgttgttgcaggctcactgcgccgggattagtgtgtacttcacctcgctgagtgtgttttgccaattcacggattgggataaatgcacagaccaaatttccctcacgggatcaaaagagtatatatacttatacttatctacCGTTGTCATTGGTTACCTATACTAATGCTCacatttgttattgttttttctctctctctctctttttccctcccacTCAAGGTGTGTGGCACACATACAGCATCCATTTGAAGGTTACTGGAGTGGCCCTGGGAGAGCAGACTCTTGAGGATCAAAGATAACAGTTCTTTGCATCCACAGAGATGAAAGGGAGAGGATGCTTCACACCCATTGGTATTCATTGCTATAATGTTATGTTTTTGctcaaaaaacaaaaaggttcATTGTCAGGCCCCTTAATCTTCTGTCTACCACTCTGCATGTCAAAGAGTACAGAGTTTGCTGTAGGAGGCTGTGGTTCAATGCCAGGACACTATCCAGTCACTTCAATACAGCAGAaagcaaattaatttaaaagcaCATTAATTCCACTCAGCCTCTTCTGTCTAGGTAGCCGTTTCTAGGGTCTGGGCCTCCATagaagtgtaggcctactgtacctctAGGGACTTTAGGGTTGTACAATCCATGCTGTAAATATGTGGAGGACAGGTAGGTTACCAGCTGTGGCTTGTAAATTTGTGTGTAATCAAATTGAACCATTTCTCACAGCATGttctttctccttttttatGATGTAGATTAGAAGATGCTTAATTTTTGCAGGAACATGAAATCTTTTCTTTACAGCTTGACCCCTATTTATATAGTGTTGTATAAAAGACTTGGTATCATCTTCACACCTGTCATTTCCACCTTGCTTGCCAGGTTTTGCTTTATCAAGATATATGGTCTGGGACAATTACCCAAGCATAATTTGAGAAAAGCTTTCATAACATAATACTTCATAACAGTTAATaacagttagcatgctagcaaacTTTTTCAATGGCATTTGTTACTGTTAGTGAGGCCATGTTTTTGCATGGGAAAtgtgtgttatgtttttttGAGTTAGTCTGTGgttttattttatgtttctGGGTGCTGGGTGCTTTGTCTAAATTTAAAATGTCATCCGGATTTATATTCAGGCAAAAAGCTTTGAAAAGTGAGTAAAATAGGGTGAGCGATACTAGATTTCAAAAGCAGCTCAACATTTTGCAAGGTATAATGTGAATCAAGGGTACACTGTAGAAGCAGAGGATGCATTCTGACCACATAAAGAGAGAATGAGGTATACAACCTTTCTAATCATTGGccatttccctcacgggatcaaaagagtatatatacttattcaATTGTTCTGTCCATTTGTTGAACTTCTGTTGATAGATTGTGTTGCTCATAGAGCTTtttggacatacagtatttcacCTGATTAGTCTTGAATGTGTTTCTTTGTGCTTTGAAATGAATGGCCGAGCAATGGTTGTTTATGACCTCTAGGGACTTAAAGGAGAGCGTCCAAAAACCTACACTGCAAAAAGGGATGTGTCAGAAAACAACACATGTGACTGTGTAGATAGCATTTTGACACATGTTGTGTAGATTTTAGCACacaatgtgtattttttttataatttccgCTCTGGATAAATTGACACCATACATGTGTTATTCACTGATGGAACAGCATTTGTGTTTGCAGagaaaataaatacacatattTTATCTGGTACCTATGAAACGCTCTACGACTAATAAAAATCATGAAGAAAACCTatcttaaaggtccagtatgtaggaaataatggaaaataaactgtaaccattccaaaaatgatcaccatatgttgtcagagagtgaggaaacacgatgaattgaagtaatggcttatttgacaacattactctaacccgtgaaaccccgtaaaacccatgaaaaaaaatcagttacggggcggaatctcttggaattttcgtttatgttttgaacgattaattctagaatagcgtattaataatggctAGCgcgtcagttgtagtcatgaacgcctaagaggcaggcaaatttccaaaattaaaacaagaaacaaattaagtggacatcggaggagcttcctgagatggtgacatcttcgtcaaacgaagaatatcaacgcagagctggccatatttctccacaacaggtagcctatgctaaacttcatctgcatcacTAACTTCAGCTAcatacgttggttagagaggtattttttttgttttcactgtttccgtaatgtgtagctgggtcatggttggagaaacgttaaagcagctgcaggtcaactaacgttagctaagtcttcattacatctggcaacccagaagaggctgcgtctggtagtcttgagaacgttcaccagtgttttgattttggccaacagaacgttcggtaacaatcctacaaatcgcacctttaaaggtgccatgtgtaatgtccgccaaaaaataaattcatactccacattccataaaagatggggcagtatacctccagaaagtgagttggtctaccc from Alosa alosa isolate M-15738 ecotype Scorff River chromosome 1, AALO_Geno_1.1, whole genome shotgun sequence harbors:
- the LOC125303050 gene encoding histamine H3 receptor translates to MGGDAAVLNATRNVMANNSTKLIDESTFAGPVMVILAVMMVTLVVVTISGNALVIFAFKVDKSLRRQSNYFFLNLAISDFLLGVFCIPVYIPYILSGRWMLGRGLCKLWLVMDYLLCTASVFNIVLISYDRFQSVTQAVSYRAKQGMSRPALGKMIAVWVLAFLLYGPAILFWDLVSGQSCVPKEDCFAEFYYTWYFLLSASVLEFFCPLISVAFFNLSIYLNIRRRRLGSAKPRATAKAEVSSPAESVRLSSLLYRHSPLFTCKKAAAAAVAHEEEDRGSLGSRASSPPESRVGSCGGPRRGSRLSRDRKVAKSLAVIVCVFAVCWAPYTLLMIIRAACQGHCIPDHWYEVSFWLLWINSAINPFLYPVCHSSFRHAFAKILCPGRRKSSRHLGKPP